From Ipomoea triloba cultivar NCNSP0323 chromosome 5, ASM357664v1, the proteins below share one genomic window:
- the LOC116019406 gene encoding uncharacterized protein LOC116019406, with protein MDAAYPEVPVELKNLFHEIDRKLYSILVFELERDPKVSVNVIALWIWLEKNKIKNAVDKILSSSIKMINGLADDAVACLRCITDAMYLFSSDASEISLTQNVLGKQLSLKFFHENRANALCGIRMVVETVCVKVLDDLIQMAITRNVERQLLKTEMVMMPPPVAEPMDPMIPRFGGLIVTGESSRSVSPPMDPIIQRFGALRFASDSSQSVVPPIDPNIQRFGGLRFASDSSQSVVPPIDPMIQRFGGLRFAGQSFQSVVPPFDPVIKRFKGLKPTGESSQSAMRPFDPVIQRFRGLKPTGESSQSAMPPLRMEEPKDDRTMYATFSNGYPVFDWELWFYFIGMYGDCVESISMQAVKPNEQSMFALIVFSSPRIVHLILRGRETANFTIKGKEVWIRKCIPKA; from the coding sequence ATGGATGCTGCCTATCCTGAAGTTCCTGTCGAGTTGAAGAATCTTTTCCATGAAATAGACAGAAAACTCTATTCAATTCTTGTTTTTGAGCTTGAGCGTGATCCTAAGGTATCTGTGAATGTGATTGCCTTATGGATTTGGTtggaaaagaataaaataaaaaatgctgTGGATAAAATCCTGTCATCGTCCATAAAAATGATCAATGGACTTGCTGATGATGCTGTGGCTTGCCTTAGATGCATCACAGATGCCATGTATCTGTTCTCTTCTGATGCAAGTGAGATTTCACTCACTCAAAATGTCTTGGGAAAGCAGTTGTCTCTAAAGTTCTTCCATGAAAACCGGGCCAATGCATTATGTGGCATCAGAATGGTTGTGGAGACTGTTTGTGTCAAGGTATTGGACGATCTCATCCAAATGGCCATCACGAGAAACGTTGAACGACAGTTGCTGAAAACTGAAATGGTCATGATGCCACCGCCTGTTGCTGAGCCCATGGATCCCATGATACCAAGGTTTGGAGGACTCATAGTCACTGGTGAGTCATCTCGGTCAGTGTCGCCTCCCATGGATCCCATCATACAAAGGTTTGGAGCACTCAGATTCGCAAGTGACTCATCTCAATCGGTGGTGCCTCCCATTGATCCCAACATACAAAGGTTTGGAGGACTCAGATTCGCAAGTGACTCATCTCAATCGGTGGTGCCCCCCATTGATCCAATGATACAAAGGTTTGGAGGACTCAGATTCGCAGGTCAGTCATTTCAATCGGTGGTGCCTCCCTTTGATCCCGTGATAAAAAGGTTCAAAGGACTCAAACCCACAGGTGAGTCGTCTCAATCAGCGATGCGTCCCTTTGATCCCGTGATACAAAGGTTCAGAGGACTCAAACCCACAGGTGAGTCGTCTCAATCAGCGATGCCTCCTTTGCgcatggaggaaccaaaagacGACAGGACAATGTATGCTACATTTTCAAATGGCTATCCTGTTTTTGATTGGGAGCTTTGGTTTTACTTCATCGGGATGTATGGCGACTGTGTGGAGTCTATCTCTATGCAGGCGGTGAAGCCTAATGAGCAGTCAATGTTTGCCCTGATTGTCTTCTCCTCTCCAAGAATCGTTCACTTGATTCTCAGAGGCCGGGAGACAGCAAATTTCACGATTAAAGGCAAGGAAGTATGGATTCGCAAGTGCATCCCGAAAGCATAA